A stretch of the Leopardus geoffroyi isolate Oge1 chromosome B2, O.geoffroyi_Oge1_pat1.0, whole genome shotgun sequence genome encodes the following:
- the IL17A gene encoding interleukin-17A produces the protein MAPGTTSSMFPSLLLLLCLMAIVRTGIAFPQNPGCPTTEDKNFPQHVKVNLNILNGNKSSRRPLDYYRRSTSPWSLHRNEDPERYPSVIWEAKCLHWGCVNTEGKEDHHMNSVPIQQEILVLRRESRHCPHSFRLEKMLVTVGCTCVTPIVRHVV, from the exons ATGGCTCCTGGGACAACTTCATCCATG TTCCCatcactgctgctgctgctctgtcTGATGGCTATAGTGAGGACAGGAATAGCATTCCCACAAAATCCAGGATGCCCAACTACCGAGGACAAGAATTTTCCTCAGCATGTGAAGGTCAACTTGAATATTCTTAACGGGAATAAAAGTTCCAGAAGGCCCTTGGATTACTACCGCCGATCCACTTCACCATGGAGCCTGCA CCGGAATGAGGACCCAGAGAGATACCCTTCTGTGATCTGGGAGGCCAAGTGCCTTCACTGGGGCTGTGTCAATACTGAAGGGAAGGAAGACCACCACATGAACTCCGTCCCCATCCAGCAGGAGATCTTGGTTCTGCGAAGGGAGTCTCGGCACTGTCCCCACTCCTTCCGGCTGGAGAAGATGCTGGTGACTGTGGGCTGCACCTGTGTCACGCCCATTGTTCGCCACGTGGTATAA